In one window of Escherichia coli DSM 30083 = JCM 1649 = ATCC 11775 DNA:
- the ygdQ gene encoding TerC family protein — MLFAWITDPNAWLALGTLTLLEIVLGIDNIIFLSLVVAKLPTAQRAHARRLGLAGAMVMRLALLASIAWVTRLTNPLFTIFSQEISARDLILLLGGLFLIWKASKEIHESIEGEEEGLKTRVSSFLGAIVQIMLLDIIFSLDSVITAVGLSDHLFIMMAAVVIAVGVMMFAARSIGDFVERHPSVKMLALSFLILVGFTLILESFDIHVPKGYIYFAMFFSIAVESLNLIRNKKNPL, encoded by the coding sequence ATGTTATTTGCATGGATAACCGATCCTAACGCCTGGCTTGCGCTCGGTACACTGACGCTGCTGGAGATCGTTCTTGGGATCGACAATATTATTTTCCTTTCTCTGGTGGTGGCAAAGCTTCCCACAGCACAACGTGCTCATGCGCGCCGTCTGGGGTTGGCGGGAGCCATGGTCATGCGTCTGGCGCTGCTGGCATCCATCGCCTGGGTTACGCGCCTGACGAATCCGCTTTTTACAATATTCAGTCAGGAAATTTCCGCCCGTGATTTGATCCTGCTTCTGGGTGGCTTGTTCCTTATCTGGAAAGCCAGCAAGGAAATCCACGAATCCATCGAAGGTGAAGAAGAAGGGCTGAAAACACGCGTTTCATCATTCCTCGGCGCTATCGTGCAGATTATGCTGCTGGATATTATCTTCAGCCTCGACTCGGTGATTACCGCTGTGGGTCTGTCAGATCACCTGTTTATTATGATGGCTGCCGTGGTGATTGCCGTAGGCGTGATGATGTTCGCCGCGCGCTCGATTGGTGATTTTGTCGAGCGCCATCCTTCGGTAAAAATGCTGGCGCTCTCTTTCCTGATTCTGGTGGGCTTTACCCTGATTCTGGAAAGTTTCGACATCCACGTACCGAAAGGTTACATCTACTTCGCGATGTTCTTCTCTATTGCGGTTGAAAGCCTCAACCTGATTCGCAACAAAAAGAATCCGCTCTGA